One genomic segment of Euzebya sp. includes these proteins:
- the lpdA gene encoding dihydrolipoyl dehydrogenase: MADSFDVVVLGGGTGGYSCALRAASLGLKVGLVEKAKVGGTCLHWGCIPTKAFLHAAEVAESAKHGPDIGLDTSFGGVDMPKVLDYKNGIVEANWKGLQATMKARGIETINGRGTLTGPNTLTVETEDGQRDVEATKAMVLATGSTPKVLPITEVDGELIITSDEAMYLEQVPKRVIVLGASAVGVEFATVYHGYGAEEVTIIEALDAVVPREDVDTQKVLARELKKRGIKAITGEKVEDVKKGDGVVTVTTDKGTTVEADLLMVAIGRGPVTADMGMETTGVTLDRDFITVDEYCRTGVTFGDGGVVYAIGDVIPTLGLAHASFMEGMLVAEQIAGEPVTPIDYRGVPKVYYCQPEIGAVGYTEQELKEEGIEYEVAKFPFSHNARAMMQGGAGHVKVLAAKGGGKVLGVHIVGLHATDLIAEGQMIYNWEALPMDVAQFIHAHPTLSEAVGEAHMALAGKALHG; this comes from the coding sequence ATGGCTGATTCCTTCGACGTCGTCGTCCTCGGCGGGGGTACCGGTGGGTACTCCTGCGCCCTGCGAGCCGCCTCGCTCGGGCTGAAGGTCGGGCTGGTCGAGAAGGCCAAGGTCGGTGGCACGTGCCTGCACTGGGGCTGCATCCCGACCAAGGCGTTCCTCCACGCGGCCGAGGTGGCCGAGTCGGCGAAGCACGGCCCGGACATCGGGCTCGACACGTCCTTCGGCGGCGTCGACATGCCGAAGGTCCTCGACTACAAGAACGGCATCGTCGAGGCGAACTGGAAGGGCCTGCAGGCGACGATGAAGGCCCGCGGCATCGAGACGATCAACGGCCGGGGGACCCTGACCGGGCCGAACACCCTGACCGTCGAGACCGAGGACGGCCAGCGCGACGTCGAGGCCACCAAGGCGATGGTGCTCGCCACCGGATCCACCCCGAAGGTGCTGCCGATCACCGAGGTCGACGGCGAGCTGATCATCACCTCCGACGAGGCGATGTACCTGGAGCAGGTCCCGAAGCGGGTCATCGTGCTGGGCGCGTCGGCGGTCGGGGTCGAGTTCGCGACCGTCTACCACGGCTACGGCGCGGAGGAGGTCACGATCATCGAGGCCCTCGACGCGGTCGTCCCCCGCGAGGACGTCGACACCCAGAAGGTCCTGGCCCGCGAGCTGAAGAAGCGCGGCATCAAGGCCATCACGGGTGAGAAGGTGGAGGACGTCAAGAAGGGGGACGGCGTCGTCACGGTCACGACCGACAAGGGCACGACCGTCGAGGCGGACCTGCTGATGGTCGCGATCGGCCGTGGGCCGGTCACCGCCGACATGGGGATGGAGACGACCGGCGTCACCCTCGATCGCGACTTCATCACCGTCGACGAGTACTGCCGCACCGGCGTCACGTTCGGGGACGGCGGCGTGGTCTACGCGATCGGTGACGTGATCCCGACCCTCGGCCTGGCGCACGCCTCGTTCATGGAGGGGATGCTCGTCGCCGAGCAGATCGCCGGTGAGCCGGTCACCCCCATCGACTACCGCGGCGTGCCGAAGGTCTACTACTGCCAGCCCGAGATCGGCGCGGTCGGCTACACCGAGCAGGAGCTGAAGGAGGAGGGGATCGAGTACGAGGTCGCGAAGTTCCCCTTCAGCCACAACGCCCGCGCCATGATGCAGGGCGGCGCCGGCCACGTGAAGGTGCTGGCGGCGAAGGGCGGCGGCAAGGTGCTCGGCGTCCACATCGTCGGCCTCCACGCGACCGACCTCATCGCCGAGGGCCAGATGATCTACAACTGGGAGGCGCTGCCGATGGACGTCGCGCAGTTCATCCACGCCCACCCGACGCTGTCCGAGGCCGTCGGCGAGGCGCACATGGCGCTCGCCGGCAAGGCGCTGCACGGCTAG
- a CDS encoding diguanylate cyclase yields the protein MPHRALDAVRAAIDAVDDLTARDLAPVLTALVDGAGAVGAAVADVADGRLEPLALAGEVPRQLEPAITRALSVGTAAREGSLLAVPLPCPQATNLVLVAEMGADRDLEVLVRATGHQLTLRLELVDARRRLDAAEARTETLALATQALGRTLELQEVFTAILSQLRLVVPYSSASVQRLEGRRLQIIGGHGFDNLDEILTLSFDLRADDNPNRLVIESRQPVILAEAPEEYPAFRENPHMPAGIRSWLGVPLEFGDRILGMLSIDSREGDFYDDGHARIAQAFAAQAAIAIENARLFGEMRRMATHDSMTGLPNRRHLDDVGAQAVERARREGRAVSLLLFDLDRFKVVNDSHGHAVGDEVLCEIARRARALVRPQDVLARFGGEEFVVLLPDTDEPTA from the coding sequence GTGCCCCACCGAGCCCTCGACGCAGTCCGGGCAGCGATCGATGCGGTCGATGACCTGACCGCACGCGACCTCGCGCCCGTCCTGACCGCGCTCGTGGACGGTGCGGGCGCGGTGGGCGCGGCCGTGGCGGACGTGGCCGACGGCCGTCTGGAGCCCCTGGCGCTCGCCGGGGAGGTGCCCCGCCAGCTCGAGCCGGCGATCACTCGCGCGCTCAGCGTCGGCACCGCGGCGCGGGAGGGGTCGCTGCTGGCCGTGCCCCTCCCCTGCCCGCAGGCGACCAACCTGGTGCTGGTGGCCGAGATGGGCGCCGACCGCGACCTCGAGGTCCTGGTCCGCGCCACCGGGCACCAGCTGACCCTCCGCCTCGAGCTGGTCGACGCCCGGCGACGCCTGGACGCCGCGGAGGCGCGGACCGAGACCCTCGCGCTCGCCACCCAGGCGCTGGGCCGCACCCTCGAGCTGCAGGAGGTCTTCACCGCGATCCTGAGCCAGCTCCGGCTGGTCGTGCCGTACTCGAGCGCGTCCGTCCAGCGCCTGGAGGGACGGCGGTTGCAGATCATCGGCGGGCACGGCTTCGACAACCTGGACGAGATCCTCACCCTCAGCTTCGACCTGCGCGCCGACGACAACCCCAACCGGCTGGTGATCGAGTCGCGCCAGCCGGTGATCCTCGCCGAAGCGCCCGAGGAGTACCCGGCGTTCCGTGAGAACCCGCACATGCCGGCGGGGATCCGCTCGTGGCTGGGGGTGCCCCTCGAGTTCGGCGACCGGATCCTCGGCATGCTGTCCATCGACTCGCGGGAGGGCGACTTCTACGACGACGGCCACGCCCGCATCGCCCAGGCCTTCGCCGCCCAGGCCGCCATCGCCATCGAGAACGCCCGCCTGTTCGGTGAGATGCGGCGGATGGCCACGCACGACTCGATGACGGGGCTGCCGAACCGCCGCCACCTCGACGACGTGGGCGCCCAGGCCGTCGAGCGCGCCCGTCGTGAGGGTCGGGCCGTGTCGCTGCTGCTGTTCGACCTCGACCGGTTCAAGGTCGTGAACGACAGCCACGGCCACGCGGTCGGCGACGAGGTGCTCTGCGAGATCGCCCGCCGCGCCCGCGCGCTCGTCCGCCCCCAGGACGTCCTCGCGCGCTTCGGGGGCGAGGAGTTCGTCGTCCTGCTGCCCGACACGGACGAGCCGACGGC
- a CDS encoding succinylglutamate desuccinylase/aspartoacylase family protein, whose translation MAEALEFDAAEPHVVRIGGAEVPPGARVDLRLSVSESYIGDRMTIPVTVLNGEEPGPKMFVTAAVHGDELNGIGVVKELLATLEPNEIAGTLVLVPVVNVLGLPLHSRYMPDRRDLNRAFPGSTEGSMAARLAHTITTEVLDICDVGVDLHTAASGRANLPQIRAVLDDERTLALARAFAAPVLIDAPNRSGSLRSVGHGRGIPVLTYEAGEALRFEETAIGVGVAGVKRLMSHLGMLLDPDVESDLTPMEADETHWIRADRGGIITLEVSLGDWVSEGQPLWTVSSPFGRDRNPKESPYEGVVIGASTIPLVNPGDAVVHIAVPGGEGGFDEDVDVESFW comes from the coding sequence GTGGCCGAGGCGCTCGAGTTCGATGCAGCGGAACCGCACGTCGTGCGGATCGGCGGGGCGGAGGTGCCGCCGGGTGCCCGGGTCGACCTCCGCCTGAGCGTCAGCGAGTCCTACATCGGGGACCGCATGACGATCCCGGTGACGGTGCTCAACGGCGAGGAGCCCGGCCCGAAGATGTTCGTGACCGCGGCGGTGCACGGCGACGAGCTGAACGGCATCGGCGTGGTGAAGGAGCTGCTCGCCACCCTCGAGCCGAACGAGATCGCCGGGACCCTCGTCCTGGTGCCGGTCGTCAACGTCCTCGGCCTGCCCCTCCACAGCCGCTACATGCCGGACCGCCGCGACCTGAACCGCGCGTTCCCCGGGTCGACGGAGGGATCGATGGCCGCCCGGCTGGCCCACACGATCACCACCGAGGTGCTGGACATCTGCGACGTCGGGGTGGACCTGCACACGGCCGCATCAGGACGGGCGAACCTGCCCCAGATCCGGGCGGTGCTCGACGACGAGCGCACCCTCGCCCTGGCCCGCGCCTTCGCCGCCCCGGTCCTCATCGACGCCCCGAACCGGTCCGGGTCGCTCCGCAGCGTCGGCCACGGCCGGGGCATCCCGGTGCTCACCTACGAGGCGGGGGAGGCGCTCCGCTTCGAGGAGACCGCCATCGGCGTCGGGGTCGCCGGGGTGAAGCGGCTGATGAGCCACCTCGGCATGCTGCTCGACCCCGATGTCGAGTCCGACCTCACGCCGATGGAGGCGGACGAGACCCACTGGATCCGCGCCGACCGCGGCGGGATCATCACCCTCGAGGTCTCCCTCGGTGACTGGGTGTCGGAGGGCCAGCCGCTGTGGACGGTCTCCTCGCCCTTCGGCCGGGACCGCAACCCCAAGGAGTCGCCGTACGAGGGCGTGGTGATCGGCGCCTCGACCATCCCGCTCGTCAACCCCGGCGACGCCGTGGTCCACATCGCGGTGCCCGGCGGCGAGGGGGGCTTCGACGAGGACGTCGACGTCGAGTCCTTCTGGTAG
- the sucB gene encoding 2-oxoglutarate dehydrogenase, E2 component, dihydrolipoamide succinyltransferase, whose translation MATDVELPQLGESVTEGTITEWLVEVGDTVEADQPLFELSSDKIDTEVPAPASGTLIEILVQVDETVEVGTVVARIGEPDEADGDGGGGSDDGADEDAEQSDGSDDESGDEDAQLDEGVEAAESEGAPADMTSDEGDEDEDADDDGQDAGGQAQDGGGDGGGETVDVTLPELGESVTEGTVTEWLVEVGDTVEADQPLFELSSDKIDTEVPSPAAGTITEILVDVDETVEVGTVVARIGSGAAGGGGGGGDERSSREESADEPSSGGDERPSDSRSAQTGEAPATAQGSDALASPLVRKLANDNGIDLDSLEGSGQGGRITREDVEAAIDGGGQQAAEPEKAPQKSSASKPGGKPSKGSDEPREPARAPGDRERVEDLSRIRQRIAERMLESQSQTASLTTVQEADVTALMAARARHKETFASREGVSLSPFAIVARAALMAVRNHPMVNAYADWDNGKLYLRDYVNLGIAVDTPKGLLVPNIKGADGLTVGGLARGIVEAAQKARGENGRKLDFADIEGGTFTLTNTGSRGVLIDTPILNYPEVAILGIGAIKKRPAVVEGPDGGEAIAVRQLMYLSLTYDHRLLDGADAARFVTDVKEVLETTDWDQEIG comes from the coding sequence ATGGCCACCGATGTCGAGCTCCCCCAGCTCGGAGAGTCCGTAACCGAAGGCACGATCACCGAGTGGCTCGTGGAGGTCGGTGACACCGTCGAGGCCGACCAGCCGCTCTTCGAGCTGTCGAGCGACAAGATCGACACCGAGGTCCCCGCGCCCGCGTCCGGCACGCTGATCGAGATCCTCGTGCAGGTCGACGAGACCGTCGAGGTCGGCACCGTCGTGGCCCGCATCGGCGAGCCGGACGAGGCCGATGGCGACGGCGGCGGGGGCTCGGACGACGGTGCGGACGAGGACGCCGAGCAGTCCGACGGGTCCGACGACGAGTCCGGCGACGAGGACGCGCAGCTCGACGAGGGCGTCGAGGCTGCGGAGTCCGAGGGCGCCCCCGCCGACATGACCAGCGACGAGGGTGACGAGGACGAGGACGCCGACGACGACGGCCAGGATGCCGGCGGCCAGGCCCAGGACGGCGGTGGCGACGGCGGCGGCGAGACCGTGGACGTCACCCTCCCCGAGCTCGGTGAGTCGGTGACCGAGGGCACGGTCACCGAGTGGCTCGTCGAGGTCGGCGACACCGTCGAGGCCGACCAGCCCCTCTTCGAGCTGTCGAGCGACAAGATCGACACCGAGGTCCCCTCCCCCGCGGCCGGCACGATCACCGAGATCCTGGTCGACGTCGACGAGACCGTCGAGGTCGGCACCGTGGTGGCCCGGATCGGCAGCGGCGCCGCCGGCGGTGGCGGCGGGGGCGGCGACGAGAGGTCCAGCCGCGAGGAGTCCGCCGACGAGCCGTCCTCGGGTGGGGACGAGCGCCCGTCCGACAGCCGGTCGGCCCAGACCGGCGAGGCGCCGGCCACCGCGCAGGGCTCCGACGCGCTCGCGTCGCCGCTCGTCCGCAAGCTGGCGAACGACAACGGCATCGACCTCGACAGCCTGGAGGGGTCCGGCCAGGGCGGCCGGATCACCCGCGAGGACGTCGAGGCCGCCATCGACGGGGGCGGCCAGCAGGCCGCCGAGCCCGAGAAGGCGCCGCAGAAGAGCTCGGCGTCCAAGCCGGGCGGGAAGCCGTCGAAGGGCTCCGACGAGCCCCGCGAACCGGCCCGCGCCCCCGGCGATCGCGAGCGGGTCGAGGACCTGTCCCGCATCCGCCAGCGGATCGCCGAGCGGATGCTCGAGTCCCAGAGCCAGACCGCTTCGCTGACCACGGTCCAGGAGGCCGACGTCACGGCGTTGATGGCCGCTCGCGCGCGCCACAAGGAGACCTTCGCCTCGCGCGAGGGCGTCTCCCTCTCGCCGTTCGCGATCGTGGCCCGCGCCGCGCTCATGGCCGTCCGCAACCACCCGATGGTCAACGCCTACGCCGACTGGGACAACGGCAAGCTGTACCTCCGGGACTACGTGAACCTCGGCATCGCCGTCGACACGCCGAAGGGGCTCCTCGTCCCGAACATCAAGGGCGCGGACGGCCTGACGGTCGGCGGGCTCGCCCGCGGCATCGTCGAGGCGGCCCAGAAGGCCCGCGGCGAGAACGGGCGGAAGCTCGACTTCGCCGACATCGAGGGCGGCACGTTCACGCTCACCAACACCGGCAGCCGAGGGGTCCTGATCGACACCCCGATCCTGAACTACCCCGAGGTGGCGATCCTCGGCATCGGCGCGATCAAGAAGCGCCCGGCCGTGGTGGAGGGGCCCGACGGCGGCGAGGCCATCGCGGTCCGCCAGCTGATGTACCTGTCGCTGACCTACGACCACCGGCTGCTCGACGGCGCGGACGCCGCGCGGTTCGTGACCGACGTCAAGGAGGTCCTCGAGACGACCGACTGGGACCAGGAGATCGGCTGA
- a CDS encoding YbaK/EbsC family protein — MDDLKPASARVVAAAAERGLDIAISRFPEGTRTAADAAAAIGCEVGALAKSIVLMGDDGPLLVLTSGVNRVDYDKAAAAAGASGVRRADADEVRAATGYAIGGTAPFGHPSELTILADRDLLAFDTVWAAAGTPDSVFPLTPDELVRATGATVADVAA, encoded by the coding sequence ATGGATGACCTGAAGCCCGCCTCCGCCCGCGTCGTGGCGGCTGCCGCCGAGCGCGGCCTCGACATCGCGATCAGCCGGTTCCCCGAGGGGACTCGGACCGCCGCCGACGCCGCCGCGGCCATCGGCTGCGAGGTCGGGGCCCTCGCGAAGAGCATCGTGCTGATGGGCGACGACGGACCGCTGCTGGTCCTCACCTCCGGCGTCAACCGGGTGGACTACGACAAGGCGGCGGCCGCCGCCGGCGCGAGCGGGGTGCGCCGCGCCGACGCCGACGAGGTCCGCGCGGCGACCGGCTACGCGATCGGCGGCACCGCGCCGTTCGGCCACCCCTCGGAGCTGACCATCCTCGCCGACCGCGACCTGCTCGCGTTCGACACGGTGTGGGCCGCCGCCGGCACGCCCGACAGCGTCTTCCCGCTCACCCCGGACGAGCTGGTCAGGGCCACCGGGGCGACCGTCGCCGACGTCGCCGCCTGA
- a CDS encoding sulfurtransferase TusA family protein has translation METETVIDSRGRPCPLPVIDLAKAVELLAVGTEAVLLADDPGADTDVPAWCRMRGQELVEVTRADGHTRYRVRRIR, from the coding sequence GTGGAGACCGAGACGGTGATCGACTCGCGCGGGCGACCCTGCCCGCTGCCCGTGATCGACCTCGCGAAGGCCGTCGAGCTGCTCGCGGTCGGCACCGAGGCGGTCCTGCTGGCCGACGACCCGGGTGCCGACACCGACGTGCCCGCCTGGTGTCGCATGCGCGGCCAGGAACTGGTCGAGGTCACCCGTGCGGACGGGCACACGCGCTACCGCGTGCGCCGGATCCGTTGA
- a CDS encoding glycerate kinase → MRVLICPDKFAGTLTAVEAATAIAEGWRAVRPSDQIVQVPLADGGEGTTDVLAHARPDAAVQTVEVADARGIATDARWVSLPDGTAVIEVAQACGLSVLDDGDRDPLRTTTYGVGQLLAAVLATAPSRVVVGLGGSATVDGGAGMVAALGGHGLRRADGNAVKVGGRWVAEVVRVAPLDLDGTPPVVVASDVTNPLLGPAGAAAVFGPQKGADADAVAELEAALAGWADVVERTLPGGPWRDRPGAGAAGGLGFALMAFLSAEVRSGAAVIGDLIGLDPAHADVVVTGEGKLDAQTLGGKGPDEIRRRAAVAGARTVAVAGVIADDAGRGFDVVEDLGPEGLTRPYESAVAAASRAARRIAG, encoded by the coding sequence GTGCGCGTCCTCATCTGCCCCGACAAGTTCGCCGGCACCCTCACGGCCGTGGAGGCGGCGACCGCGATCGCGGAGGGGTGGCGTGCCGTCCGACCTTCCGACCAGATCGTGCAGGTCCCCCTCGCCGATGGGGGGGAGGGGACGACCGACGTCCTGGCCCACGCCCGGCCCGACGCGGCCGTGCAGACCGTCGAGGTGGCCGACGCGCGCGGCATCGCGACCGACGCCCGGTGGGTCTCGCTGCCCGACGGCACGGCCGTGATCGAGGTCGCCCAGGCGTGCGGGCTGTCGGTCCTGGACGATGGGGACCGGGATCCGCTGCGCACGACCACCTACGGCGTGGGCCAGCTCCTCGCCGCGGTGCTGGCCACCGCCCCCTCCCGCGTCGTGGTCGGGTTGGGCGGGTCGGCGACCGTCGACGGCGGGGCGGGGATGGTCGCGGCCCTCGGGGGCCACGGCCTGCGACGGGCGGACGGCAACGCGGTCAAGGTCGGGGGACGATGGGTGGCCGAGGTCGTGCGGGTCGCCCCCCTCGACCTGGACGGCACGCCGCCCGTCGTGGTGGCGAGCGATGTCACCAACCCGCTCCTCGGCCCCGCGGGCGCCGCCGCGGTCTTCGGCCCGCAGAAGGGCGCCGACGCCGATGCGGTCGCCGAGCTGGAGGCGGCCCTGGCCGGCTGGGCTGACGTGGTCGAGCGGACGCTGCCGGGAGGTCCGTGGCGCGACCGCCCGGGCGCCGGTGCGGCCGGCGGGCTCGGGTTCGCGCTCATGGCGTTCCTGTCCGCCGAGGTGCGCAGCGGCGCGGCGGTGATCGGCGACCTGATCGGCCTCGACCCCGCCCACGCCGACGTGGTCGTCACCGGGGAGGGGAAGCTCGACGCCCAGACCCTCGGCGGCAAGGGGCCCGACGAGATCCGCCGGCGGGCAGCCGTCGCCGGTGCCCGCACGGTCGCCGTCGCCGGGGTCATCGCCGACGACGCGGGGCGGGGCTTCGACGTCGTCGAGGACCTCGGACCCGAGGGGCTGACCCGCCCGTACGAGAGCGCGGTGGCCGCCGCCAGCCGGGCCGCCCGCAGGATCGCCGGCTGA
- the gcvT gene encoding glycine cleavage system aminomethyltransferase GcvT translates to MSTTSDPAPTSLRRSPLHDRHVAAGARLAAFAGWEMPIDYGSVVAEHSAVREHAGMFDLTHLGTIWVRGDGADDVVQRAFTNDVTALADGRSQYSLCLDVEAGLIDDLLVYRLADRILVVPNAANTAAVAGRLLDLARERGECDVEVADLCCIAVQGPESIGELSAGLAGAGLDGTPTSLSYLDCVDLEGGGVLSRSGYTGEVGFEVFVDADDAGRLWDALADAGVTPAGLGSRDTLRLEMGYPLHGNDISVETTPVEALLGWAVKPGTGFVGEEAYVAAKEAGPSRRLRGIRAEGRRPPRAGDAVLLDGEEVGTMTSGSFSPVNEVGIGLAYVADGVELGTAVSVDVRGRPVDAEVVRPPFVENRTR, encoded by the coding sequence ATGAGCACCACCTCCGATCCCGCGCCCACGTCCCTCCGCCGGTCCCCCCTCCACGACCGCCACGTCGCGGCGGGTGCGCGGCTCGCGGCCTTCGCGGGCTGGGAGATGCCCATCGACTACGGGAGCGTCGTCGCCGAGCACAGCGCCGTCCGCGAGCACGCCGGCATGTTCGACCTGACCCACCTGGGCACGATCTGGGTGCGCGGCGACGGTGCGGACGACGTCGTCCAGCGCGCGTTCACCAACGACGTGACCGCCCTGGCGGACGGGCGCTCGCAGTACTCCCTGTGCCTCGACGTCGAGGCGGGGCTCATCGACGACCTGCTGGTCTACCGCCTCGCCGACCGGATCCTCGTCGTCCCGAACGCCGCCAACACCGCGGCGGTCGCCGGCCGCCTCCTCGACCTCGCCCGCGAGCGGGGGGAGTGCGACGTCGAGGTCGCCGACCTCTGCTGCATCGCGGTCCAGGGTCCGGAGTCCATCGGCGAGCTGAGCGCCGGCCTGGCCGGTGCCGGCCTCGACGGCACGCCGACGTCCCTGTCCTACCTCGACTGCGTCGACCTCGAGGGCGGTGGCGTGCTGAGCCGGTCCGGCTACACCGGCGAGGTCGGCTTCGAGGTGTTCGTCGACGCCGACGACGCCGGCCGGCTGTGGGACGCCCTCGCCGACGCCGGCGTGACCCCGGCGGGGCTCGGCAGCCGCGACACCCTCCGCCTCGAGATGGGCTACCCGCTGCACGGCAACGACATCTCGGTGGAGACGACGCCCGTCGAGGCGCTGCTCGGCTGGGCGGTCAAGCCGGGCACCGGCTTCGTGGGGGAGGAGGCGTACGTCGCGGCGAAGGAGGCCGGACCGTCCCGTCGGCTGCGCGGCATCCGGGCGGAGGGACGGCGGCCACCGCGAGCGGGCGACGCGGTCCTCTTGGACGGCGAGGAGGTCGGGACGATGACGTCGGGCAGCTTCAGCCCCGTGAACGAGGTCGGGATCGGCCTCGCCTACGTCGCGGACGGCGTCGAGCTCGGCACGGCGGTGTCCGTGGACGTCCGCGGACGACCGGTCGACGCCGAGGTCGTCCGCCCCCCGTTCGTCGAGAACCGGACCCGGTAG
- a CDS encoding HesB/IscA family protein → MSDTTAAPTTDAPTVEGPIALTDSAADKVRELMSREEDSDAISLRIAVQPGGCAGMRYALYFDDRQLDNDVVADVKGVPVRVDKMSSPYLRGTTIDWVDSLQGAGFSIDNPNAQSSCACGDSFH, encoded by the coding sequence ATGAGCGACACCACCGCAGCCCCGACCACCGACGCCCCCACCGTCGAGGGTCCCATCGCCCTCACGGACTCCGCCGCGGACAAGGTCCGCGAGCTGATGTCTCGGGAGGAGGACTCCGACGCCATCTCCCTGCGGATCGCCGTGCAGCCCGGCGGGTGCGCGGGCATGCGCTACGCGCTGTACTTCGACGACCGCCAGCTCGACAACGACGTCGTCGCCGACGTCAAGGGCGTTCCGGTCCGCGTCGACAAGATGTCCAGCCCGTACCTGCGCGGCACGACGATCGACTGGGTCGACAGCCTCCAGGGCGCCGGCTTCAGCATCGACAACCCGAACGCCCAGTCCTCCTGCGCCTGCGGGGACTCCTTCCACTAG
- the nadA gene encoding quinolinate synthase NadA, with product MSNSTLAEAAERTPLLILGRGADPTAERGTICPGDVPPASDPTLVARARAAREALGDSAFVLGHHYQRDEVIQFADARGDSFKLAQEAAANGAPHIIFCGVHFMAETADILTGDEVSVILPDLAAGCSMADMAEIAQVEAAWEDLRAAGTGPGTTVPMTYMNSTAAIKSFTGQHGGVVCTSSNAERAMEWAFSQGDQVLFLPDEHLGRNTAVLDLGLALDDCVVYDPRKPGGGLSADELRRAKVVLWKGHCSVHGTFTPAHVALARAKNPDVKLLVHPECRYEVVTQADVVGSTSTIIKAVREAPPGTAWAIGTELNLVGRLAQEHPEQDIMFLNDNVCFCATMNRIDLPHLVWAMEELVEGRVVNQITVDPETRHWAAVALDRMLALPGTPG from the coding sequence ATGTCGAACTCGACGCTCGCCGAGGCCGCGGAGCGCACGCCGCTGCTGATCCTCGGCCGCGGAGCCGACCCCACCGCCGAGCGCGGGACCATCTGCCCCGGGGACGTCCCGCCGGCCTCCGACCCGACCCTCGTGGCCCGGGCCCGCGCGGCACGGGAGGCGCTTGGCGACTCCGCGTTCGTGCTCGGCCACCACTACCAGCGCGACGAGGTCATCCAGTTCGCCGACGCCCGCGGCGACAGCTTCAAGCTGGCCCAGGAGGCTGCCGCGAACGGCGCGCCGCACATCATCTTCTGCGGCGTGCACTTCATGGCCGAGACCGCCGACATCCTCACCGGCGACGAGGTGTCGGTGATCCTCCCCGACCTGGCCGCCGGCTGCTCGATGGCCGACATGGCCGAGATCGCCCAGGTCGAGGCCGCCTGGGAGGACCTGCGGGCGGCGGGCACCGGGCCGGGGACCACCGTCCCGATGACGTACATGAACTCGACGGCGGCGATCAAGAGCTTCACGGGGCAGCACGGCGGCGTGGTGTGCACCTCGTCGAACGCCGAGCGGGCCATGGAGTGGGCCTTCAGCCAGGGCGACCAGGTGCTCTTCCTCCCCGACGAGCACCTCGGGCGCAACACCGCGGTGCTGGACCTCGGGCTCGCCCTCGACGACTGCGTGGTCTACGACCCCCGCAAGCCCGGCGGCGGGCTGAGCGCCGACGAGCTGCGCCGCGCCAAGGTGGTCCTGTGGAAGGGGCACTGCAGCGTGCACGGCACGTTCACGCCCGCCCACGTCGCCCTCGCCCGCGCCAAGAACCCGGACGTCAAGCTGCTCGTGCACCCCGAGTGCCGGTACGAGGTCGTCACCCAGGCCGACGTGGTCGGCTCCACCAGCACGATCATCAAGGCGGTCCGGGAGGCGCCGCCTGGCACCGCGTGGGCAATCGGCACCGAGCTCAACCTCGTCGGCCGCCTGGCCCAGGAGCACCCCGAGCAGGACATCATGTTCCTGAACGACAACGTGTGCTTCTGCGCGACGATGAACCGCATCGACCTGCCGCACCTGGTGTGGGCGATGGAGGAGCTGGTGGAGGGGCGGGTCGTGAACCAGATCACGGTCGACCCCGAGACGCGCCACTGGGCTGCGGTCGCCCTAGATCGGATGCTCGCCCTCCCGGGCACGCCCGGCTGA